Proteins encoded in a region of the Pseudomonas putida genome:
- a CDS encoding ANTAR domain-containing response regulator — translation MKRPQLPNLRDHRVLILHKKDHDYQVLSGQLVRLGLKIIEPVEGQALPWSEVDVCFFDANQAHKNTFPWPDGEPRVPLIAMFSAETPERIHWSLTQRVCAFLVKPVRSSGTFLALQQAIFEFGSRSRADAEITQLQERVKARRVVLKAVVKLMELANIDDDQAYEQLRESSMTNQMCMEEMCLRFLQSGCEKSALNMLRHQRRP, via the coding sequence ATGAAAAGGCCTCAGCTTCCCAACCTGCGTGACCATCGCGTGCTGATCCTGCACAAGAAGGACCATGACTATCAGGTCTTGAGCGGGCAACTGGTGAGGCTGGGATTGAAAATCATCGAGCCGGTCGAGGGCCAAGCCTTGCCTTGGTCGGAGGTGGACGTGTGTTTTTTCGATGCCAATCAGGCCCACAAAAATACCTTCCCTTGGCCGGATGGGGAACCGCGAGTGCCGTTGATTGCCATGTTCAGTGCCGAAACCCCTGAGAGGATTCACTGGTCATTGACGCAAAGGGTGTGCGCGTTTCTGGTCAAACCGGTGCGCTCAAGCGGGACATTCCTGGCCCTGCAACAGGCGATTTTTGAATTCGGATCGCGGTCCCGGGCCGACGCTGAAATTACCCAATTGCAAGAGCGTGTGAAGGCCCGGCGGGTAGTGCTCAAAGCCGTAGTCAAGCTGATGGAGTTGGCCAACATCGACGATGACCAAGCCTATGAACAGCTGAGGGAATCGAGCATGACCAATCAGATGTGCATGGAGGAAATGTGTCTGCGGTTTTTGCAAAGCGGCTGTGAGAAAAGCGCGCTGAACATGCTGCGTCACCAGCGAAGGCCCTGA
- a CDS encoding transporter substrate-binding domain-containing protein, with translation MANLSHKTCVRIGLMCSTTGSYQSIGQAMLCGALLAIERVARDPRFTFCFEPEVVNPGGDLTQYYAQTQALLDSGIRHVVGCYTSSSRKEVLPLFERRDGLLWYPSHYEGFECSDNVIYVGASPNQHIVPLISYLMNTVGKRAYCVGSNYVWPWESNRVMREILEANDGDVVCERYLPIGSTDVEQIIDEVQRLKPDFVFSSLIGESGQAFVAAYGQAVNTQRISASTPLASCTLSEEELKAVDASVRAGHICSSVYFQSIGTQANAEFVRDIKQRYGVQQVTSADAEASFIAVLLLAEAIHLADTDDVQQVRSASVQSRLNAPQGPVWIDPENHHCYLTPRLGISNANGDFEILASAKEPRKPDPYLTWLDMGKVGDGAVMEDHGDRLKPELRIVR, from the coding sequence ATGGCAAACCTTTCTCACAAGACGTGCGTGCGGATCGGCCTGATGTGCTCCACCACTGGCTCGTACCAGAGCATCGGCCAGGCGATGCTCTGTGGGGCGCTGCTGGCCATTGAGCGCGTGGCGCGCGACCCGCGCTTCACCTTCTGTTTTGAGCCTGAAGTAGTCAATCCGGGCGGGGACTTGACCCAGTACTACGCGCAAACCCAGGCACTGCTGGACAGCGGAATTCGGCACGTCGTGGGGTGTTACACCTCGTCGAGTCGCAAGGAAGTTTTACCGCTGTTCGAGCGGCGCGACGGCTTGCTCTGGTATCCCTCGCACTATGAAGGGTTCGAGTGCAGCGACAACGTGATATACGTAGGTGCCTCGCCCAACCAGCACATCGTGCCGCTAATCAGCTACCTGATGAACACCGTGGGCAAGCGCGCCTATTGCGTGGGCTCCAACTACGTGTGGCCTTGGGAAAGCAATCGGGTGATGCGCGAAATACTGGAAGCCAACGACGGCGATGTCGTCTGCGAGCGTTATCTCCCGATTGGCTCCACCGATGTCGAGCAGATCATCGATGAGGTCCAACGCCTCAAGCCGGATTTCGTGTTCAGCTCGTTGATCGGGGAATCCGGCCAAGCCTTCGTGGCCGCCTATGGGCAGGCCGTAAATACACAGCGGATTTCTGCGTCCACTCCGCTGGCCAGTTGCACGTTGTCGGAGGAGGAACTGAAAGCCGTGGATGCCAGCGTGCGCGCCGGGCATATCTGTTCATCGGTGTACTTCCAGAGCATCGGCACCCAGGCCAACGCGGAGTTCGTTCGTGACATTAAGCAGCGGTACGGCGTGCAACAGGTGACGTCCGCCGATGCTGAAGCCTCGTTCATCGCGGTGCTGTTGTTGGCCGAAGCCATTCACCTGGCAGACACCGACGACGTGCAGCAGGTCAGAAGCGCCTCCGTTCAAAGCCGGTTGAACGCCCCTCAAGGGCCAGTGTGGATCGACCCGGAAAACCACCACTGCTACCTGACGCCGCGCTTGGGCATCTCCAACGCCAACGGGGATTTCGAGATCCTGGCGAGCGCGAAGGAGCCGCGCAAACCAGACCCGTACCTCACATGGTTGGACATGGGCAAAGTCGGCGATGGCGCCGTGATGGAAGACCATGGCGATCGCCTTAAACCGGAGTTGAGGATCGTCAGATGA
- a CDS encoding DUF1097 domain-containing protein, translating into MSELTSLAISVALLGGVCTWFTLSVGVLLIWAAFAARACFFHSGGDVRALRTTIVSNCFGVFTAWLTAVVIVSVPGATVLGETIWASVVVCISIACYISAARVGLFSSIPAVTYGYACTFAFLLQTPGKFSTENLTSLSFSNALIIVPASMVVGAVFAFASARFAARLQRRAALAS; encoded by the coding sequence ATGTCTGAATTGACCAGCCTTGCGATCAGTGTTGCCCTGCTGGGCGGCGTGTGTACCTGGTTCACGCTCTCAGTGGGGGTGCTGCTCATTTGGGCGGCCTTCGCCGCCAGGGCCTGTTTTTTCCACTCAGGTGGAGACGTGCGCGCCCTGCGCACCACGATCGTCTCCAATTGTTTTGGCGTGTTCACCGCATGGCTGACGGCGGTAGTGATCGTCTCGGTGCCGGGGGCGACGGTGTTGGGCGAGACGATCTGGGCCAGCGTCGTGGTCTGCATCAGCATCGCCTGCTACATCTCGGCGGCCAGGGTTGGCCTGTTCTCCTCGATCCCGGCGGTGACCTACGGCTATGCGTGCACGTTTGCATTTCTGCTGCAAACGCCCGGAAAGTTCAGCACTGAAAACCTCACCAGCCTGAGCTTCTCCAACGCATTGATCATCGTGCCCGCGTCAATGGTCGTGGGCGCGGTATTTGCCTTTGCGTCGGCCCGCTTCGCTGCACGCCTGCAACGTCGCGCTGCATTAGCTTCGTAG
- a CDS encoding CbtA family protein: protein MIKRMLQTAGFAGMGAALVLTLIQAIWVSPLILQAETYEQAASAGHSDPHEAGEHHHEDAGWAPEDGWQRVTSTAAANLVVGVAFGLVLAGAISLRPPRKLSTGVLWGLAGYAVFVLAPSAGLPPELPGTQAADLHARQLWWVGTAIATAIGLVLIAFAPKAWLKVAGVVLLAVPHLIGSPQLASPEMLAPAALHHEFVIATLMADASFWVTLGLLCTVFSRRAATSGLFKSPQQEYA from the coding sequence ATGATCAAGCGCATGCTGCAAACGGCGGGTTTCGCCGGGATGGGGGCCGCTCTAGTGTTGACGCTCATCCAAGCAATCTGGGTGTCCCCGCTAATCCTTCAGGCCGAAACCTATGAGCAGGCGGCCAGTGCCGGCCATTCCGATCCCCATGAGGCAGGCGAACATCATCACGAAGATGCCGGTTGGGCCCCAGAGGACGGCTGGCAGCGGGTGACGTCCACCGCCGCTGCCAACTTGGTGGTCGGCGTGGCGTTCGGGCTGGTGCTTGCGGGGGCGATCAGCCTACGGCCGCCGCGCAAGCTCTCAACGGGGGTGCTGTGGGGGCTGGCCGGGTACGCGGTGTTTGTACTGGCGCCCTCGGCGGGTCTGCCACCGGAACTGCCCGGCACGCAAGCGGCTGATCTGCACGCCAGGCAACTCTGGTGGGTGGGTACAGCGATTGCTACGGCCATTGGACTGGTGCTCATCGCCTTCGCGCCAAAGGCCTGGTTGAAGGTGGCTGGCGTCGTGCTGTTGGCGGTGCCTCACCTGATCGGCTCGCCGCAGTTAGCGTCGCCGGAGATGCTGGCGCCCGCCGCGCTGCATCACGAGTTCGTGATCGCGACGTTGATGGCGGACGCCTCGTTCTGGGTCACGCTGGGGCTGCTCTGCACCGTATTTTCCCGTCGTGCCGCAACTTCCGGGCTGTTCAAATCCCCACAGCAGGAGTACGCGTAA
- a CDS encoding CbtB domain-containing protein — protein MSTLQSVSSITTTVSSARSARRVLNACCVMSLGAVLLYFAGFSSLPALHNAAHDTRHTAAFPCH, from the coding sequence ATGTCTACTCTTCAATCCGTTTCAAGCATCACTACCACCGTATCGTCCGCTCGAAGCGCCCGGCGCGTGCTCAACGCCTGCTGCGTGATGTCCCTGGGCGCGGTGCTGCTGTACTTCGCCGGTTTTTCCAGCCTGCCGGCTTTGCACAACGCCGCGCACGATACCCGTCATACCGCTGCATTTCCTTGCCACTGA
- a CDS encoding nitrile hydratase accessory protein, which yields MSTLKNRVDQLCGDRSALPKNQERLVFDEPWQGRAFGLALALAEQGAYQWDEFRASLISNIGAWDKTHTPDDPDWHYYQHWLASLEKLAMDKALVTPESLNARTQEFLERRRDEVI from the coding sequence ATGAGCACGCTGAAAAACCGAGTGGATCAACTGTGCGGCGACCGCAGCGCCCTGCCGAAAAACCAGGAACGTTTGGTGTTTGATGAGCCGTGGCAAGGGCGAGCGTTCGGCCTAGCCCTGGCGCTCGCCGAACAAGGCGCTTACCAGTGGGATGAGTTCCGCGCTTCGCTGATCTCGAACATCGGGGCCTGGGACAAGACTCACACTCCCGACGACCCTGACTGGCATTACTACCAGCACTGGCTGGCCTCGCTGGAAAAACTGGCGATGGACAAAGCACTCGTCACTCCCGAATCCCTCAACGCTCGTACGCAAGAGTTCCTTGAGCGTCGTCGGGACGAAGTCATCTGA